Proteins encoded in a region of the Ornithodoros turicata isolate Travis chromosome 3, ASM3712646v1, whole genome shotgun sequence genome:
- the LOC135387609 gene encoding uncharacterized protein LOC135387609 isoform X2 — protein MFIARSLLLDAGACWSFYICLSSKMLADNQDCPRGSQTGQRPEKAHERHVIIYCAILSGIIAAVLAVAVSIKLLLRKHETSRQDTFLTCDTPAGLTYAHMVTRLLNRSADPCTDFNNFVCGNGGSLPAWKSVFQEHVEEFALRVGNALDSIGFPQSHQTPVQKAAGLYQSCKAGADGKVDELEDFKRILTQQGIVWPRRVIHGDALSTSLHLRGTLKVTTLLSIRQYTTIAFSSVTLYPSPTLAQYGSRRDIIIEAGMQETYFNDLLNLFKSPNDNETELQKYEVFASIENVIIQDLLPYIDGTELLLTNVEDLAKLTPEVSEKRWEKLLKAGSDNLPLLIVVKSRAFLQAFTNLFNSIGEDMVADFIGWMAINRLAPHVNLQLATLFKRTFGTAKQLLTRRCVAFTEMYIGWPTFLPVVSATFTARTLQDIHGIIDALDEALKGELSKNKWAIDNGTTLDVKEIHRTMKFVDMTEEELERSFAGFSDMGMSITANIINAARSEDVNSEFDTTYMRDRNYNLLEGATVRRIPPYMAMLPAYDENVTAAVKYSGLGMSLAGAVFGKFENKFSARAKDLIACYDTSPLITNEMLSFYVDLAGSLSVSWEAFQSAKGGQDHRLQGLAEYSEDEMFFIAFCHSQCSSARYNNVCNEETPSS, from the exons ATGTTCATCGCACGTTCTCTACTGTTAGATGCTGGTGCCTGCTGGTCGTTCTACATCTGCTTGTCTTCCAAGATG TTGGCTGATAACCAGGACTGTCCCAGAGGAAGCCAAACAGGTCAACGCCCCGAGAAGGCACACGAGCGTCACGTGATCATTTACTGTGCCATCCTGTCGGGGATCATCGCCGCCGTATTGGCTGTCGCAGTATCCATCAAGCTTCTACTTAGAAAACACGAGACATCACGTCAAGACACCTTCCTTACTTGTGACACCCCCGCCGGCCTCACATATGCCCACATGGTCACACGGCTACTCAACCGCTCTGCCGACCCATGCACGGACTTCAATAACTTCGTGTGTGGCAACGGTGGTTCCCTCCCCGCATGGAAGTCTGTGTTTCAGGAACACGTGGAGGAATTTGCTCTTCGTGTAGGGAACGCCTTGGATTCCATCGGTTTTCCACAGAGTCACCAAACGCCAGTTCAAAAAGCTGCTGGACTCTATCAGTCGTGCAAAGCGGGGGCAGACGGAAAGGTGGACGAGCTGGAAGACTTCAAGAGAATACTGACTCAGCAAGGAATCGTGTGGCCACGTCGCGTCATCCATGGAGATGCGCTCTCAACATCGCTGCATCTCCGAGGGACCTTGAAAGTTACCACATTATTGAGTATACGCCAGTACACCACGATTGCTTTCTCATCGGTCACCTTGTATCCTTCGCCGACGTTAGCCCAGTACGGCAGTCGTCGCGATATAATCATAGAGGCGGGGATGCAAGAGACGTACTTTAATGATTTGCTTAACTTGTTCAAGAGCCCAAATGACAATGAGACTGAGCTTCAGAAGTACGAAGTCTTCGCCAGCATCGAGAACGTAATAATTCAAGATCTGCTACCCTACATTGACGGAACTGAGTTGTTGTTGACAAACGTCGAAGATCTGGCAAAACTAACGCCGGAAGTCAGTGAGAAGAGGTGGGAAAAACTTCTGAAGGCCGGGTCTGACAACCTACCTCTGCTTATCGTCGTCAAAAGCCGAGCATTCCTTCAAGCGTTCACCAATCTCTTCAACAGCATAGGGGAAGACATGGTGGCCGACTTCATCGGCTGGATGGCAATAAATAGACTGGCTCCGCACGTGAACTTGCAACTCGCCACACTGTTTAAAAGAACCTTCGGAACTGCCAAGCAACTGCTGACGCGACGTTGTGTAGCGTTTACAGAGATGTACATCGGTTGGCCCACATTCCTTCCCGTCGTCTCAGCCACCTTCACGGCAAGAACACTCCAGGATATTCACGGCATCATCGACGCCTTGGATGAAGCTCTGAAAGGGGAACTCTCGAAGAACAAATGGGCGATAGACAACGGAACCACGTTGGACGTCAAAGAGATTCACCGAACGATGAAGTTCGTGGACATGACGGAGGAGGAGCTAGAGAGGTCTTTCGCTGGCTTCAGTGACATGGGTATGTCTATCACTGCGAATATTATAAACGCCGCCAGGTCTGAAGACGTGAACAGCGAGTTCGACACGACTTACATGCGCGACCGCAACTACAACCTGCTTGAAGGAGCAACCGTGCGACGTATACCGCCTTACATGGCCATGTTGCCTGCGTACGACGAAAACGTTACGGCTGCTGTCAAGTACAGCGGACTAGGCATGTCCTTGGCAGGAGCGGTCTTTGGCAAGTTTGAGAATAAATTCAGCGCGCGCGCCAAGGACTTAATTGCCTGCTACGATACCTCGCCACTTATTACTAACGAAATGCTCAGTTTCTACGTGGACCTCGCGGGCTCCCTAAGTGTCTCATGGGAGGCGTTCCAGTCTGCGAAAGGAGGACAAGACCACCGCCTACAAGGACTCGCGGAATATTCCGAAGACGAGATGTTCTTCATCGCCTTCTGCCATTCCCAATGCAGCTCTGCTCGCTACAATAACGTCTGTAACGAG
- the LOC135387609 gene encoding uncharacterized protein LOC135387609 isoform X1, with protein MFIARSLLLDAGACWSFYICLSSKMLADNQDCPRGSQTGQRPEKAHERHVIIYCAILSGIIAAVLAVAVSIKLLLRKHETSRQDTFLTCDTPAGLTYAHMVTRLLNRSADPCTDFNNFVCGNGGSLPAWKSVFQEHVEEFALRVGNALDSIGFPQSHQTPVQKAAGLYQSCKAGADGKVDELEDFKRILTQQGIVWPRRVIHGDALSTSLHLRGTLKVTTLLSIRQYTTIAFSSVTLYPSPTLAQYGSRRDIIIEAGMQETYFNDLLNLFKSPNDNETELQKYEVFASIENVIIQDLLPYIDGTELLLTNVEDLAKLTPEVSEKRWEKLLKAGSDNLPLLIVVKSRAFLQAFTNLFNSIGEDMVADFIGWMAINRLAPHVNLQLATLFKRTFGTAKQLLTRRCVAFTEMYIGWPTFLPVVSATFTARTLQDIHGIIDALDEALKGELSKNKWAIDNGTTLDVKEIHRTMKFVDMTEEELERSFAGFSDMGMSITANIINAARSEDVNSEFDTTYMRDRNYNLLEGATVRRIPPYMAMLPAYDENVTAAVKYSGLGMSLAGAVFGKFENKFSARAKDLIACYDTSPLITNEMLSFYVDLAGSLSVSWEAFQSAKGGQDHRLQGLAEYSEDEMFFIAFCHSQCSSARYNNVCNEVLRNSVKFSQVFQCERGSRMNPVKKCIFLN; from the exons ATGTTCATCGCACGTTCTCTACTGTTAGATGCTGGTGCCTGCTGGTCGTTCTACATCTGCTTGTCTTCCAAGATG TTGGCTGATAACCAGGACTGTCCCAGAGGAAGCCAAACAGGTCAACGCCCCGAGAAGGCACACGAGCGTCACGTGATCATTTACTGTGCCATCCTGTCGGGGATCATCGCCGCCGTATTGGCTGTCGCAGTATCCATCAAGCTTCTACTTAGAAAACACGAGACATCACGTCAAGACACCTTCCTTACTTGTGACACCCCCGCCGGCCTCACATATGCCCACATGGTCACACGGCTACTCAACCGCTCTGCCGACCCATGCACGGACTTCAATAACTTCGTGTGTGGCAACGGTGGTTCCCTCCCCGCATGGAAGTCTGTGTTTCAGGAACACGTGGAGGAATTTGCTCTTCGTGTAGGGAACGCCTTGGATTCCATCGGTTTTCCACAGAGTCACCAAACGCCAGTTCAAAAAGCTGCTGGACTCTATCAGTCGTGCAAAGCGGGGGCAGACGGAAAGGTGGACGAGCTGGAAGACTTCAAGAGAATACTGACTCAGCAAGGAATCGTGTGGCCACGTCGCGTCATCCATGGAGATGCGCTCTCAACATCGCTGCATCTCCGAGGGACCTTGAAAGTTACCACATTATTGAGTATACGCCAGTACACCACGATTGCTTTCTCATCGGTCACCTTGTATCCTTCGCCGACGTTAGCCCAGTACGGCAGTCGTCGCGATATAATCATAGAGGCGGGGATGCAAGAGACGTACTTTAATGATTTGCTTAACTTGTTCAAGAGCCCAAATGACAATGAGACTGAGCTTCAGAAGTACGAAGTCTTCGCCAGCATCGAGAACGTAATAATTCAAGATCTGCTACCCTACATTGACGGAACTGAGTTGTTGTTGACAAACGTCGAAGATCTGGCAAAACTAACGCCGGAAGTCAGTGAGAAGAGGTGGGAAAAACTTCTGAAGGCCGGGTCTGACAACCTACCTCTGCTTATCGTCGTCAAAAGCCGAGCATTCCTTCAAGCGTTCACCAATCTCTTCAACAGCATAGGGGAAGACATGGTGGCCGACTTCATCGGCTGGATGGCAATAAATAGACTGGCTCCGCACGTGAACTTGCAACTCGCCACACTGTTTAAAAGAACCTTCGGAACTGCCAAGCAACTGCTGACGCGACGTTGTGTAGCGTTTACAGAGATGTACATCGGTTGGCCCACATTCCTTCCCGTCGTCTCAGCCACCTTCACGGCAAGAACACTCCAGGATATTCACGGCATCATCGACGCCTTGGATGAAGCTCTGAAAGGGGAACTCTCGAAGAACAAATGGGCGATAGACAACGGAACCACGTTGGACGTCAAAGAGATTCACCGAACGATGAAGTTCGTGGACATGACGGAGGAGGAGCTAGAGAGGTCTTTCGCTGGCTTCAGTGACATGGGTATGTCTATCACTGCGAATATTATAAACGCCGCCAGGTCTGAAGACGTGAACAGCGAGTTCGACACGACTTACATGCGCGACCGCAACTACAACCTGCTTGAAGGAGCAACCGTGCGACGTATACCGCCTTACATGGCCATGTTGCCTGCGTACGACGAAAACGTTACGGCTGCTGTCAAGTACAGCGGACTAGGCATGTCCTTGGCAGGAGCGGTCTTTGGCAAGTTTGAGAATAAATTCAGCGCGCGCGCCAAGGACTTAATTGCCTGCTACGATACCTCGCCACTTATTACTAACGAAATGCTCAGTTTCTACGTGGACCTCGCGGGCTCCCTAAGTGTCTCATGGGAGGCGTTCCAGTCTGCGAAAGGAGGACAAGACCACCGCCTACAAGGACTCGCGGAATATTCCGAAGACGAGATGTTCTTCATCGCCTTCTGCCATTCCCAATGCAGCTCTGCTCGCTACAATAACGTCTGTAACGAGGTGCTGCGCAATAGCGTGAAGTTTTCTCAAGTGTTCCA